A stretch of the Lolium perenne isolate Kyuss_39 chromosome 3, Kyuss_2.0, whole genome shotgun sequence genome encodes the following:
- the LOC127344785 gene encoding non-specific lipid-transfer protein 2B, whose product MAAARTASAVVLALVLAAAVVAPARAAMSCATVYSTLMPCLEFVREGGTPARGCCSGIKDLLAQANNTPDRRTVCSCLKNVANSAGDSTIIGRASALPSKCNVALPYKISPSVNCASIH is encoded by the exons ATGGCTGCGGCAAGGACTGCTTCGGCGGTGGTGCTGGCTCTGgtgctggcggcggcggtggtggcgccgGCGCGCGCCGCCATGTCGTGCGCAACGGTGTACAGCACGCTGATGCCGTGCCTGGAGTTCGTGCGGGAGGGCGGGACGCCGGCGCGGGGCTGCTGCTCCGGCATCAAGGACCTGCTGGCCCAGGCCAACAACACCCCCGACCGCCGCACCGTCTGCAGCTGCCTCAAGAACGTCGCCAACAGCGCCGGCGACTCCACCATCATCGGCCGCGCCTCAGCGCTGCCCTCCAAGTGCAACGTCGCCCTGCCCTACAAGATCAGCCCCAGCGTCAACTGCGCCTC GATCCACTGA